A genomic region of Pseudomonas abietaniphila contains the following coding sequences:
- the fliE gene encoding flagellar hook-basal body complex protein FliE — translation MSQGVEFNRLMLDMRSMQMDAMAKPKAIEAPEQTGATSFSDMLGMAVNKVNDTQQASNQLATAFEMGKSGVDLTDVMISSQKASVSFQALTQVRNKLVQAYQDIMQMPV, via the coding sequence ATGAGCCAAGGTGTTGAATTTAATCGCTTGATGTTGGACATGCGCTCCATGCAAATGGACGCCATGGCCAAGCCCAAGGCTATCGAGGCGCCGGAGCAGACGGGCGCGACCAGTTTTTCCGACATGCTCGGCATGGCGGTGAACAAGGTCAACGATACGCAACAAGCGTCCAACCAGTTGGCGACGGCCTTTGAGATGGGCAAAAGTGGCGTGGATCTCACCGACGTGATGATTTCCTCGCAGAAAGCCAGCGTGTCGTTTCAGGCGCTGACCCAGGTACGTAACAAGCTGGTTCAGGCGTACCAAGACATTATGCAAATGCCGGTTTGA